In Candidatus Obscuribacterales bacterium, the following are encoded in one genomic region:
- a CDS encoding 2OG-Fe(II) oxygenase — NSVLLQQLMSTLTDPVGQRSQRLFQIPIQDGQAVLAFTGDRLVGVITEPPMVLPSPGLATPSGLVVEPSPVWRIPNFLSPAEHQHLLDWTVQQEIQFQPSTTSTQAVDYRKSLVLYTLPEVGELFSQKISAALPLVLDQLAIAPFQPTQIETQLTAHNDGHYYRVHNDNGSADTCTRVLTYVYYFHHQPKAFTGGELRIYDSHIQQNTYVQAESFHTVEPLDNSIVFFPSHVMHEVLTIHCPSRAFLDSRFTINGWIRG, encoded by the coding sequence AATTCGGTGTTGTTGCAGCAGTTGATGAGCACATTGACGGATCCTGTGGGGCAGCGATCGCAGCGGTTGTTTCAGATTCCGATTCAGGATGGTCAGGCGGTGTTGGCCTTCACGGGCGATCGCCTTGTGGGGGTGATCACAGAGCCGCCTATGGTGCTGCCGTCGCCGGGGCTAGCGACTCCGTCGGGGCTAGTGGTGGAACCGTCGCCGGTGTGGCGCATTCCCAATTTTCTATCGCCAGCAGAGCATCAGCACTTGCTGGATTGGACGGTGCAGCAGGAAATCCAGTTTCAGCCCAGCACTACGTCTACCCAAGCGGTGGACTATCGTAAGTCCCTGGTGCTCTATACCTTGCCGGAGGTTGGGGAGCTATTCTCCCAAAAGATCAGCGCGGCCCTGCCCCTGGTGTTGGATCAGTTGGCGATCGCTCCCTTCCAGCCCACCCAGATCGAAACCCAGCTCACGGCCCACAATGACGGCCATTACTACCGCGTTCACAACGATAATGGCAGCGCGGACACCTGCACCCGCGTCCTCACCTATGTGTACTATTTCCATCATCAGCCCAAAGCGTTTACTGGCGGCGAGTTGCGCATTTATGATAGCCACATTCAGCAGAATACCTATGTGCAGGCGGAGTCGTTTCATACGGTGGAACCCCTGGACAATTCCATCGTGTTTTTCCCCAGCCATGTCATGCATGAGGTATTGACGATTCACTGCCCCAGTCGGGCCTTTTTGGATAGTCGTTTTACGATTAATGGCTGGATTCGTGGGTGA
- a CDS encoding protein kinase translates to MIQGADRPTASQWGYCINPHCHQRLNPSHLKQCQACGTELRIGDRYRLVRPLRHLGSTYLTEVFEVEDEVDQGVKVMKVLTRSDRKLVELFEREAEVLQRLDHPGIPKIDDLGCFQVTPAQWNHPVRCLVMERIEGEDLQRWMTYHPPISQPLALAWLKQLADILHQIHQNHLFHRDIKPSNIMLRPAEPWGQLTLIDFGTVREVSQTVLEGRDSTVVYSDGYTAPEQIRGRATPQSDFYALGRTFIHLLTQTHPNELPEDEQTHNLDWQGYAPHIAPLLANLVSDLADEEAIARPRNSQDLLDRLAAVQVILTPTSMFSESLEPMPYPMVTSYGVTDVDVTRPPLDDEHQDTRPTVKVPWWRSHQPLLATCGVLLGLVGLLLVSWGRREWQRQQMITAQRLLAQSELLLPPAGQELKTSLQLAIEAWQRLRSLQLPTLPAEDLIQMGLSRLPRSQLRIAHGDDVNAVALSATGRYWATASADGTAQIWQVVGDDDRSALITTLQHEAAVNTLAFSLDEQYLATASQDQTVQLWDSQENEARVLSHGEEIQAIAFSGDGSQVVAAGASTVTVWDVVSGERLAERQRPTRITAIAVHPNQAQVAIASEDGQVDLWRWDGAESVLIQQDSPVQAIAFSPDGQMLATGSSDRIARLWDVSTQTEVRRWLHPHSVVQLVFSQDGQRLVTATGSPLPLRQGHSAQVWDVQTGEAIAQVAHQGNITDLALSDDGTLLATASFDRTAQVWDLTQDTLVAQVQHQEAVMGVTLAQGRQLGTASLDNTAQLWELVGNPALMVLEEEGPILAIAFSPVDPLIAVSTGDKTLSLWHNDGRRLRQWETEYPVHTLTFSPDGQILAATNHRNVQLWQPDNGSLILDLPPMNPVNAIAFSPDGQYFATASTDTTARVWETRSGLEVARLTHDSFVESLAFSPDGAFVATASLDNTARIWDWQQATPQELARLEHGSFVESVLFSPDGRYIATASLDNTARLWDWSKPGTPEVHRLTHTHDVNAIAFSPDGQYLATVSGSRLLQPSQNDTIQVWTVDQGQLVLTLADQSFIGMGGFSPDSQYISTVSQGQGVQLWQVSSRREVARLRRIVSPRTSVFSPSQPMLGVTGARQVWLWSWNSVDLIEQACDRLSLPMTRSDWRHYIGREPYRPACGDRSGDMGMQGKVGN, encoded by the coding sequence ATGATACAGGGGGCCGATCGTCCAACCGCATCGCAGTGGGGGTATTGCATCAATCCCCACTGTCATCAGCGCCTAAATCCTAGTCATCTAAAGCAGTGCCAGGCCTGTGGCACCGAGCTACGTATTGGCGATCGCTATCGGCTGGTGCGACCGCTGCGCCATTTGGGATCCACCTATCTCACCGAGGTTTTTGAGGTGGAGGATGAGGTAGACCAAGGGGTGAAGGTGATGAAGGTGCTGACCCGGAGCGATCGCAAGCTGGTGGAACTGTTTGAGCGGGAAGCGGAGGTGCTCCAGCGGCTAGATCATCCCGGCATTCCTAAAATTGATGATCTGGGATGCTTTCAGGTGACCCCGGCCCAGTGGAACCATCCCGTGCGCTGTTTGGTGATGGAGCGCATTGAGGGCGAAGACTTACAGCGCTGGATGACCTACCATCCTCCCATTAGCCAACCCCTGGCCTTGGCCTGGCTGAAGCAACTGGCCGATATCCTGCACCAAATCCACCAAAATCATCTTTTTCACCGCGATATCAAGCCCTCCAATATCATGCTGCGCCCGGCGGAACCTTGGGGACAGTTGACTCTGATCGACTTTGGTACGGTGCGGGAGGTAAGCCAAACGGTGCTGGAGGGGCGAGATTCCACCGTGGTCTACTCTGATGGCTATACGGCTCCGGAGCAAATTCGCGGGCGGGCGACGCCCCAGTCGGATTTCTATGCCCTGGGTCGTACCTTTATTCATTTGTTGACCCAAACCCATCCCAATGAACTGCCGGAGGATGAGCAAACCCATAATTTAGACTGGCAGGGCTATGCGCCCCATATTGCGCCGCTGTTGGCAAATCTGGTGAGCGACTTGGCGGATGAAGAAGCGATCGCCCGTCCCCGAAATTCCCAAGACTTGCTGGATCGGCTGGCGGCGGTGCAGGTTATTTTAACGCCCACTTCCATGTTTAGTGAGTCCTTGGAGCCCATGCCCTATCCCATGGTCACCTCCTACGGCGTGACGGATGTGGACGTAACGCGCCCACCCTTGGATGACGAGCACCAAGACACTCGACCCACCGTCAAGGTGCCCTGGTGGCGCTCCCATCAGCCGTTGTTGGCAACCTGTGGGGTGTTGCTGGGGCTAGTCGGGCTACTGTTGGTGAGCTGGGGGCGGCGGGAGTGGCAGCGTCAGCAGATGATTACCGCTCAGCGGCTGTTGGCCCAGTCGGAGCTGCTCTTACCACCTGCGGGACAAGAGTTGAAAACCTCCCTGCAGTTGGCAATCGAGGCTTGGCAGCGACTGCGATCGCTGCAGTTGCCCACCTTGCCAGCGGAGGATTTGATCCAAATGGGTCTGAGTCGCCTACCGCGATCGCAGTTGCGGATTGCCCATGGTGATGATGTAAATGCCGTGGCTCTGAGCGCGACGGGGCGCTATTGGGCGACAGCCAGCGCGGATGGTACGGCCCAGATCTGGCAGGTGGTGGGGGACGACGATCGCTCGGCTCTAATCACCACCCTGCAGCATGAGGCAGCGGTCAATACCCTGGCGTTTAGCCTGGATGAACAGTATTTGGCCACGGCTAGCCAAGATCAAACGGTGCAGCTTTGGGATAGTCAAGAGAACGAGGCTCGGGTGCTGAGCCATGGGGAAGAGATTCAGGCGATCGCATTCAGTGGCGATGGTTCCCAAGTGGTGGCGGCGGGAGCGTCTACGGTGACGGTGTGGGATGTGGTGAGCGGTGAACGGCTGGCTGAACGGCAACGCCCAACCCGCATCACCGCCATAGCGGTGCATCCCAATCAAGCTCAGGTGGCGATCGCAAGTGAGGATGGCCAGGTGGATCTATGGCGCTGGGATGGGGCGGAGTCGGTTCTGATTCAGCAGGATAGCCCCGTGCAGGCGATCGCTTTTAGTCCGGATGGCCAGATGTTAGCCACGGGCAGTTCTGATCGCATCGCTCGCCTGTGGGATGTCTCAACCCAAACAGAAGTGCGCCGCTGGCTGCATCCCCATAGTGTTGTGCAGCTTGTCTTTAGTCAGGATGGCCAGCGCCTGGTAACGGCGACGGGCAGTCCCCTACCCTTGCGCCAAGGCCACAGCGCCCAAGTCTGGGATGTGCAAACTGGGGAGGCGATTGCCCAAGTTGCCCACCAAGGCAATATTACAGATTTAGCGTTGAGTGACGATGGCACCCTCTTAGCCACGGCTAGTTTCGATCGCACCGCCCAAGTCTGGGATTTGACCCAAGATACGCTGGTGGCCCAAGTGCAGCACCAAGAAGCGGTGATGGGGGTGACCTTGGCTCAGGGACGACAGTTGGGCACCGCTAGCCTCGATAATACAGCTCAGCTTTGGGAACTGGTGGGCAATCCTGCACTCATGGTGCTGGAAGAGGAGGGGCCGATTTTAGCGATCGCCTTTAGTCCTGTTGATCCCTTGATTGCCGTGAGTACCGGCGACAAAACCCTGAGCTTGTGGCACAACGATGGTCGGCGGTTGCGGCAGTGGGAGACGGAATACCCCGTGCATACCCTGACCTTTAGCCCCGACGGACAGATCCTAGCGGCCACCAACCATCGCAATGTGCAGCTTTGGCAGCCTGATAACGGTAGCCTGATCCTTGACCTACCGCCCATGAATCCGGTGAATGCGATCGCCTTTAGTCCTGATGGGCAGTATTTTGCAACGGCAAGCACCGATACAACGGCGCGCGTTTGGGAAACCCGTAGCGGTTTGGAAGTGGCGCGGTTAACCCACGATAGCTTTGTCGAATCGTTGGCCTTTAGTCCCGATGGTGCCTTCGTGGCCACCGCTAGTCTTGATAACACCGCCCGTATTTGGGATTGGCAACAGGCAACTCCCCAAGAGCTAGCCCGTTTAGAGCATGGCAGTTTTGTAGAATCAGTGTTGTTTAGCCCCGATGGGCGATATATTGCCACGGCTAGCCTCGATAACACCGCCCGCCTTTGGGATTGGAGCAAGCCTGGCACACCCGAAGTCCATCGCTTGACCCATACCCATGATGTGAATGCGATCGCCTTCAGCCCTGATGGGCAGTACCTGGCCACCGTCAGCGGATCGCGCCTGCTGCAGCCATCGCAAAATGACACGATTCAAGTGTGGACGGTGGATCAAGGGCAATTGGTGCTAACCCTAGCCGATCAATCATTTATTGGGATGGGAGGCTTTAGTCCCGATAGTCAATATATATCGACGGTTAGTCAAGGGCAGGGGGTGCAGCTATGGCAGGTATCGAGCCGTCGGGAAGTGGCTCGGCTGCGGCGCATCGTCAGCCCGCGTACTAGTGTCTTTAGCCCCTCCCAGCCCATGCTGGGGGTAACGGGGGCGCGCCAAGTTTGGCTATGGTCGTGGAATTCAGTGGATCTGATTGAGCAGGCTTGCGATCGCTTATCGTTGCCGATGACGCGATCGGACTGGCGGCATTATATAGGACGAGAGCCCTATCGCCCTGCCTGTGGCGATCGCTCTGGTGACATGGGAATGCAAGGGAAGGTGGGGAATTAG